One segment of Alnus glutinosa chromosome 2, dhAlnGlut1.1, whole genome shotgun sequence DNA contains the following:
- the LOC133860376 gene encoding uncharacterized mitochondrial protein AtMg00810-like — MTPPPGYVTKGENKVSKLLKSLYGLKQASRQWFSKFSNTLLANGFHQSKADYSLFTKVIGSSFIAPLVYVADIILAKIGCSSKGISVCQRKYALEILKDCGLLGAKPAKFPMEPNLKLSRDIGVLIEDPYVYRRLNGRLIYLTITCLDLACSIKLLSQYMDKPRQPHLDAAYHVLRYLKATSSQGILFPSSSDLQPKALCNSDWARCPNSRRSVTGFCVFLGDSLISWKSKKYQIVSRSSAKVECRAMASTSCELTWITTLLNDFKVPHPPSFSPLL; from the exons ATGACTCCTCCACCTGGTTATGTCACTAAGGGGGAGAATAAAGTCAGCAAATTACTCAAATCTCTATATGGTCTCAAACAGGCCTCTCGGCAATGGTTTTCTAAGTTTTCCAATACTCTACTTGCTAATGGTTTTCATCAGTCAAAAGCTGATTATTCCCTTTTCACTAAGGTGATTGGTTCATCTTTCATTGCTCCCCTAGTATATGTCGCTGACATTATCTTAGCAA AGATTGGTTGCAGTTCTAAAGGCATTTCTGTTTGTCAGCGAAAATATGCTTTGGAAATTCTAAAGGATTGTGGTTTACTAGGTGCTAAGCCTGCAAAGTTTCCTATGGAACCCAATCTGAAACTTTCCAGAGATATTGGTGTTCTCATTGAAGATCCCTATGTGTATCGAAGGTTAAATGGTCGATTGATCTATTTAACCATCACTTGCCTAGATCTTGCTTGTTCTATCAAGCTTTTGAGCCAATATATGGATAAGCCTAGACAACCTCATTTAGATGCAGCATATCATGTTTTGAGATATTTGAAAGCCACTTCAAGTCAAGGGATTTTGTTTCCTTCATCTTCCGATCTTCAGCCCAAGGCATTGTGTAATAGTGATTGGGCTAGGTGTCCAAATTCAAGGCGTTCAGTCactggtttttgtgtttttcttggagACTCACTCATCTCCTGGaaatccaaaaaatatcaaattgttTCTCGCTCCTCTGCTAAAGTAGAGTGTCGTGCTATGGCTTCCACCAGTTGTGAACTTACATGGATCACTACCTTACTCAATGATTTCAAGGTTCCTCACCCCCCAAGCTTCTCTCCTTTACTATGA
- the LOC133861058 gene encoding transcription factor LAF1-like: MGFKPSDKPKPKHRKGLWSPEEDQRLRNYIIRHGHGCWSSVPINAGLQRNGKSCRLRWINYLRPGLKRGIFSKEEEETILTFHHMLGNKWSQIAHHLPGRTDNEIKNYWHSYLKKKVNKAEEMDAHTKTPYASSSSDTMDSSLSPKKARIGVPNSDSSIEYMEKTSTYTDQSISQSTSDFPKEANRSFLPKLLFSEWLSLDHVHGGSFANSGEGLISRDAFSHNSNMQYTPMHGFLLNDGMYSGEFHDGLSHGSGSATEMFSSQFKFEDQISESGIVGLISEGNVCSDFNISNNVMY, translated from the exons ATGGGGTTCAAGCCATCAGACAAGCCAAAGCCAAAGCACAGGAAGGGCTTATGGTCGCCGGAAGAGGATCAAAGGCTCCGAAACTATATCATCAGACACGGCCATGGCTGCTGGAGCTCCGTCCCCATAAACGCCG GCTTACAGAGGAATGGAAAAAGCTGCAGATTAAGGTGGATTAATTACCTAAGGCCAGGATTAAAGCGAGGGATATTTAGCAAGGAAGAGGAGGAGACAATCCTGACCTTTCATCACATGTTGGGCAACAA GTGGTCGCAGATAGCACATCATTTACCTGGAAGAACAGATAATGAGATAAAGAACTACTGGCATTCCTATTTGAAGAAGAAAGTGAACAAAGCTGAAGAAATGGATGCTCACACTAAAACTCCGTATGCTAGTTCAAGCTCAGATACTATGGATTCCTCACTCTCTCCCAAGAAGGCCAGAATTGGAGTTCCAAATTCTGATTCTTCAATTGAATACATGGAAAAAACATCAACATATACTGACCAATCCATTTCACAGAGTACTTCTGACTTCCCTAAGGAGGCTAACCGTAGCTTCTTACCAAAGCTTTTATTCTCTGAATGGCTTTCCCTAGATCACGTTCATGGTGGGAGCTTTGCAAATTCAGGTGAGGGACTGATTTCTAGAGATGCATTTTCTCATAATTCGAACATGCAATACACTCCCATGCATGGTTTTTTGTTGAATGATGGAATGTATAGCGGTGAGTTTCATGACGGGCTAAGtcatgggagtggttcggccactgaAATGTTCAGCTCACAATTTAAGTTCGAAGATCAAATCTCAGAAAGTGGGATTGTCGGTTTAATCTCCGAGGGTAATGTATGCAGTGATTTCAACATTAGTAATAATGTAATGTACTAA
- the LOC133860757 gene encoding pre-mRNA cleavage factor Im 25 kDa subunit 2 isoform X1, producing the protein MVTSPVVNTYPLSSYTFGTKEPKMEKDTSVADRLARMKVKYYMKEGMRTSVEGILLVQEHNHPHILLLQIGNTFCKLPGGRLKPGENEIEGLKRKLTSKLGATVPALVPDWQIGECVAIWWRPNFETIMYPYCPPHITKPKECKKLYLVHLSEREYFAVPKNLKLLAVPLFELYDNVQRYGPVISTIPQQLSRFQFNMIAK; encoded by the exons atgGTGACGTCGCCGGTGGTGAACACTTACCCGCTGTCGAGCTACACCTTCGGGACCAAAGAGCCGAAGATGGAGAAGGACACCTCTGTCGCTGATCGCCTCGCTCGCATGAAAGTCAAGTA CTATATGAAGGAGGGAATGAGGACAAGTGTCGAAGGGATTTTACTG GTACAGGAACATAATCATCCTCACATACTTCTTCTGCAAATTGGGAACACTTTCTGTAAACTTCCTGGTGGGCGTTTGAAGCCAGGAGAGAATG AAATTGAGGGTTTGAAAAGGAAGCTGACCAGCAAGCTTGGTGCTACTGTACCTGCTCTTGTGCCAGACTGGCAG ATAGGTGAGTGTGTAGCTATCTGGTGGAGGCCAAACTTTGAAACCATAATGTACCCGTATTGCCCTCCCCACATAACAAAACCCAAG GAGTGTAAGAAGCTTTACCTTGTTCACTTGTCTGAAAGGGAGTACTTTGCAGtcccaaaaaatttgaaacttctTGCTGTTCCATTGTTTGAACTCTACGATAATGTTCAG AGATATGGACCAGTTATATCCACCATTCCTCAACAACTCTCCAGATTTCAGTTCAACATGATCGCTAAATGA
- the LOC133860757 gene encoding pre-mRNA cleavage factor Im 25 kDa subunit 2 isoform X2 encodes MVTSPVVNTYPLSSYTFGTKEPKMEKDTSVADRLARMKVNYMKEGMRTSVEGILLVQEHNHPHILLLQIGNTFCKLPGGRLKPGENEIEGLKRKLTSKLGATVPALVPDWQIGECVAIWWRPNFETIMYPYCPPHITKPKECKKLYLVHLSEREYFAVPKNLKLLAVPLFELYDNVQRYGPVISTIPQQLSRFQFNMIAK; translated from the exons atgGTGACGTCGCCGGTGGTGAACACTTACCCGCTGTCGAGCTACACCTTCGGGACCAAAGAGCCGAAGATGGAGAAGGACACCTCTGTCGCTGATCGCCTCGCTCGCATGAAAGTCAA CTATATGAAGGAGGGAATGAGGACAAGTGTCGAAGGGATTTTACTG GTACAGGAACATAATCATCCTCACATACTTCTTCTGCAAATTGGGAACACTTTCTGTAAACTTCCTGGTGGGCGTTTGAAGCCAGGAGAGAATG AAATTGAGGGTTTGAAAAGGAAGCTGACCAGCAAGCTTGGTGCTACTGTACCTGCTCTTGTGCCAGACTGGCAG ATAGGTGAGTGTGTAGCTATCTGGTGGAGGCCAAACTTTGAAACCATAATGTACCCGTATTGCCCTCCCCACATAACAAAACCCAAG GAGTGTAAGAAGCTTTACCTTGTTCACTTGTCTGAAAGGGAGTACTTTGCAGtcccaaaaaatttgaaacttctTGCTGTTCCATTGTTTGAACTCTACGATAATGTTCAG AGATATGGACCAGTTATATCCACCATTCCTCAACAACTCTCCAGATTTCAGTTCAACATGATCGCTAAATGA